Proteins from a single region of Sporosarcina sp. P33:
- a CDS encoding ATP-grasp domain-containing protein gives MNTIVFVETTKSGSSREAIKAADRMGYVTVLLTENVKFIDQRLEFPDVTEMIHVSELTEEQIRANIRLLQKQGRKIKGIFSFVDPFVSMTALLMNELCLSKISGESYRKMEDKVLTRTALADNPVTPMFAVYNPENNLQQFIAEEHRFPLIIKSPLSKASRDVYLAADKKEMTTMMRRMLKLYPNQNIVVEEYLDGPQYLVELVVDHGELHIVAVIKQDIKKELKFIITGYDFQLQLEKELYATLYQAVESICHDLGAKHVACHIELRYVRGKWKLIELNPRISGGAMNRMIEEAYGINLMEETLKLFMGEEVDLKRKHERHLYTHYITISTYGYLLKVTGKNAAMRQEGVREVYVKPRKGAYMTPAVSMGSRYGYVMATGNSSQEAKKNALQAAKNLRFYIEPEEER, from the coding sequence ATGAATACTATTGTTTTTGTGGAAACTACGAAAAGTGGTTCGAGCAGGGAAGCGATAAAAGCTGCGGATAGAATGGGCTATGTGACGGTTTTGCTGACGGAGAATGTGAAATTCATCGATCAGAGACTGGAATTCCCAGACGTCACGGAAATGATCCACGTAAGTGAATTGACGGAGGAGCAGATTCGCGCGAATATCCGCCTCTTACAGAAGCAGGGACGCAAGATTAAAGGGATTTTCAGCTTTGTAGATCCGTTTGTATCGATGACGGCATTGCTCATGAATGAATTATGTCTGTCGAAGATTTCAGGGGAATCCTACAGGAAGATGGAAGATAAAGTGCTGACCAGAACCGCACTGGCTGATAATCCAGTAACACCGATGTTTGCTGTTTATAATCCGGAAAATAATCTGCAGCAGTTTATCGCAGAAGAACACCGCTTTCCGCTCATTATTAAGTCCCCGTTATCGAAAGCGTCAAGGGATGTCTATCTGGCAGCAGACAAAAAAGAAATGACGACGATGATGAGGCGGATGCTGAAACTGTATCCAAATCAGAACATTGTAGTAGAAGAGTATTTGGATGGACCGCAATATTTGGTGGAGCTAGTCGTTGATCATGGCGAACTTCATATAGTCGCCGTAATCAAGCAAGATATTAAAAAAGAGTTGAAGTTCATTATCACGGGTTATGATTTTCAGCTCCAGCTCGAGAAAGAATTATATGCCACGCTTTATCAGGCGGTGGAATCTATTTGTCACGACTTGGGCGCAAAGCATGTGGCGTGCCATATAGAATTGCGCTATGTGCGGGGTAAATGGAAATTGATTGAGTTAAATCCGCGGATATCCGGCGGCGCGATGAACCGGATGATTGAAGAAGCATACGGTATTAACTTGATGGAAGAGACGTTAAAACTGTTTATGGGTGAAGAAGTTGACTTGAAACGAAAGCACGAACGTCATCTGTATACACACTACATTACTATCAGCACGTATGGATATCTATTGAAGGTAACAGGAAAGAATGCGGCGATGCGACAGGAAGGGGTGCGGGAAGTATATGTGAAACCCCGAAAAGGTGCCTATATGACACCGGCCGTTTCGATGGGAAGCAGATACGGATATGTTATGGCGACCGGCAATTCATCGCAAGAAGCTAAGAAAAACGCATTACAAGCCGCGAAAAATTTGAGGTTTTATATTGAACCTGAAGAGGAGAGATAG
- a CDS encoding FAD-binding oxidoreductase translates to MTAATETIIQALREVLTEEQVTINKTVRELHGKDESYHTMKLPDIVVFPSSAEDVSHVMRVSSKHRVPVTPFGLGSSLEGHVIPENGGITIDFSNMNQILSVQAEDFLVTVQPGVTRSQLNKELKKHGLFFSVDPGADATLGGMAATNASGTTSVKYGIMRDQVRDLEVVLADGTIIHTGNKAAKSASGLHLNGLFVGSEGILGCFTELTLRVYGIPEFTTAARASFPTVNDAVEAVVSILQAGIPIARVELVDEPSMKQVNLFSETNYKEKPTLFLEFHGNEAGLQQDVEFTKEIVADHHCEDVAFETDNAERNRLWEARHNLAYAFIHSHPGKKLMVTDVCLPISELADAVNHARETVESLDMPAGIVGHVGDGNFHVLLMMDVNNPEEIAKADELNEKIVLYALERGGTCTGEHGVGTGKRKYQEQEHGAALVVMEKIKRALDPDNLLNPNKILPLDSTETKL, encoded by the coding sequence ATGACAGCAGCAACAGAAACTATTATTCAAGCCTTAAGAGAGGTATTGACTGAAGAACAGGTGACTATCAATAAAACCGTGCGTGAACTTCACGGAAAAGATGAGTCTTACCATACAATGAAATTACCGGATATCGTGGTATTCCCTTCATCCGCCGAAGATGTGAGTCACGTTATGCGCGTCTCCAGCAAGCACCGCGTCCCCGTCACGCCATTCGGCCTTGGCTCCAGTCTGGAAGGTCACGTCATTCCGGAAAACGGCGGCATTACGATTGACTTTTCCAATATGAATCAGATCCTCAGTGTGCAGGCTGAGGATTTTCTAGTGACTGTACAGCCCGGAGTCACTCGTTCTCAGCTGAACAAAGAACTGAAAAAACACGGCTTGTTCTTTTCTGTCGACCCGGGCGCTGATGCCACACTTGGCGGAATGGCAGCAACGAACGCAAGCGGAACCACTTCCGTGAAATACGGGATCATGCGTGATCAGGTCCGTGATCTTGAAGTCGTACTGGCAGACGGCACCATAATCCACACAGGCAATAAAGCGGCAAAATCAGCATCCGGTCTTCATTTAAACGGACTATTCGTTGGATCGGAAGGTATTCTCGGCTGCTTCACAGAGCTGACATTACGCGTCTATGGAATTCCGGAATTCACGACAGCAGCACGCGCTTCTTTCCCGACTGTAAACGATGCAGTGGAAGCGGTTGTATCGATTTTACAGGCCGGCATCCCGATTGCACGCGTCGAACTGGTCGATGAGCCATCCATGAAACAAGTAAATCTATTCAGCGAAACAAACTATAAGGAAAAACCGACACTGTTCCTTGAGTTCCATGGCAATGAAGCCGGGCTGCAGCAGGATGTCGAATTCACCAAAGAAATTGTTGCCGATCATCATTGCGAAGATGTGGCATTTGAAACGGATAACGCAGAGCGAAATCGGCTATGGGAAGCCCGCCATAACCTTGCCTATGCATTCATCCATTCACATCCCGGAAAGAAACTGATGGTGACGGATGTTTGCCTGCCAATTTCAGAACTGGCGGATGCAGTGAATCACGCGCGAGAAACAGTGGAATCCCTCGATATGCCCGCAGGAATTGTGGGCCACGTAGGTGACGGCAACTTCCACGTACTTTTAATGATGGATGTGAACAATCCTGAAGAAATTGCCAAGGCTGACGAACTGAACGAAAAAATCGTTCTCTACGCATTGGAGCGAGGCGGTACTTGTACAGGTGAGCACGGTGTCGGGACAGGCAAACGGAAGTACCAGGAACAAGAACACGGCGCTGCTCTAGTTGTGATGGAAAAGATTAAACGGGCACTCGATCCGGACAACCTGCTTAATCCAAATAAAATTCTTCCACTTGACAGCACGGAGACAAAGCTATGA
- a CDS encoding bile acid:sodium symporter family protein: MKVLEMIGSIAGKYFAVWVIITAVIAFMFPGPFLGLGAYITILLGVVMFGMGLTLRAADFKIVLTNPLPVIIGVAAQFVVMPLIAFGIAYLLKLPPELAAGLVLLGCVPGGTASNVMVYLAKGNLALSVAMTSLSTLLAPIVTPLLLLVLAGQWLPVDAMSMFKSIVQVIIIPIVLGLLIQRFFPGVVAKSVSVVPIISVAAILIIVAAVTSANGGNVASSGVIVFIAVFLHNGLGLLLGYLIALLLGLNENDRRAISLEVGMQNSGLGVALATAHFGPLAALPSVWGAIWHNISGPILATIWSKKKTGGEDSDIAIKRAKVDL, translated from the coding sequence ATGAAAGTTCTTGAAATGATTGGTTCCATCGCAGGGAAATACTTTGCAGTGTGGGTCATTATTACCGCAGTCATCGCATTCATGTTCCCCGGTCCTTTCTTGGGGTTAGGCGCGTACATTACGATTTTGCTCGGCGTAGTCATGTTCGGAATGGGGCTGACATTGCGCGCAGCTGACTTTAAAATTGTTCTGACGAATCCGTTGCCGGTCATCATCGGTGTCGCTGCCCAGTTCGTCGTTATGCCGCTGATCGCATTTGGCATCGCGTATTTATTGAAGCTGCCTCCTGAATTAGCAGCGGGCCTTGTGCTGCTCGGCTGTGTCCCGGGCGGCACTGCATCCAACGTTATGGTCTATCTGGCAAAAGGAAATCTTGCGTTATCAGTCGCGATGACCTCACTTTCCACATTGCTCGCGCCAATCGTCACGCCGTTATTATTGTTAGTGCTGGCCGGACAATGGCTTCCGGTTGATGCCATGTCGATGTTTAAATCCATCGTTCAGGTCATTATCATACCAATTGTTCTGGGACTGCTTATTCAGCGGTTCTTTCCCGGGGTTGTCGCAAAAAGCGTCTCCGTCGTTCCAATTATCTCCGTCGCTGCGATTCTCATCATCGTGGCTGCTGTGACGTCTGCCAACGGCGGGAACGTCGCAAGTTCAGGAGTAATTGTGTTTATCGCAGTATTCCTGCATAACGGACTGGGGCTCCTGCTCGGCTATCTCATTGCGTTATTGCTTGGTTTGAATGAAAACGACAGACGTGCGATTTCACTCGAAGTCGGCATGCAAAATTCCGGTCTCGGCGTCGCACTCGCAACTGCCCATTTCGGACCGCTTGCCGCCCTGCCAAGTGTATGGGGTGCAATCTGGCATAATATTTCGGGCCCTATTCTTGCAACGATCTGGTCAAAGAAAAAGACTGGCGGGGAAGATTCGGATATCGCAATCAAACGCGCAAAAGTAGATTTATAA